accttggagggttgtagaaccctaagaaggcgctatgctaatacaggccaatattgctaagattagatgcatcctttccaagAGTgaagctgaaaaactagttcatgcatttattacatcaagactggattactgtaattcattactctcaggaagtccacagaatgtagttaaaagtcttcagcttgtccaaaatgctgcagctagagttctgatgagaattaaaaagatagatcatatctctcctgccttagcttccctacattggctgcctgttaaattcagaatagcttTTAAGTTCCTCTTTCTcaaatataaagctcttaataataaagctccatcatacatcagtgacctaattccatacattcctaaccgagcacttcgctctcagactgcaggtttactggtggttcccagaatatctaaaattaggatgggaggcagatctttgagttatcaggctcctctcttgtggaaccagctcccagctttagtccgtgaggcagacaccttgtctacttttaagactaggcttaaaacatttttatttgatagggcctatggttaaaatctgatgttagcccagacctggacaagtgggggagtagagggaggtggaatgtacagtcggtaaagttgactctcccttgccctgcctccaacatgcctccatctaaaaggctaggttatccagagttatctctgttttCTCTTacaaaatagaatatttactaacaaatcacaatgtagccataataACCATGATAGTAACACTAattgtatatatgttgtgtgtgtgtgtgtgtgtgtgtgtgtgtgtgtgtgtgtgtgtgtgtgtgtgtgtgtgtgtgtgtgtgtgtgtgtgtgtgtgtgtgtgtgtttggttcacAGATAGGAGTTTGGATCCCAGTCAGATGAACATTCTTTATTGAGGACTAATCTAACAGCGTTCCCACATTCGGAGTGGGTCAGATAAACACTTTATCATCGGTCGTATTTATACATCACAGATTCTTCTCGTGCTTTAAAAAAGTCCTGGAGAAGACAAACGTCTCCATCAGATAAGTACTTCTGAACATAACTCACTTCACATTCCAATAGTGTCTTCCAGGGTTTGGCACCAATCAGCACACAGATAAACATCTAAGCAGAACTATAAAGATGTTTCTTTagtctgtttttattttctggctTCCCTCAGGCCCATCAACCATCTGAGTGGGCGTTCTGGACTTATTATCATATCTGTTTAGTCTTTAAGTCCTCGGGATGCAGTCTGATGATTCACATCTCTGATGGGGAACTTCTGCTACTGCGTCCAGTCTGCTACCTGCAACCACACGATTCCACCACCATCTCCTCGTACTGCTTGTAGACCACGTTGTTGTCTGAGTTGCTGTAAAGCATGCTGATTGGGCTGAGGCGGGTGGGGACACAGCAGGTGGGTGGAGTAGACTCTGGGGCCTTGTAGTTGATGATGGTCTGTATGATGGCATGGTTGGTGGGCTCCAGGTGGGACTGGATGGGGAAGTCACAGGCACCATCGCAGTGGTAGGCGTTGTACTCCAGTGGAGCAATGATCCAGTTGTCCCAGCCCATCTTCTTGAAGTTAACATGGAGTCTCCTCCGATGGCAATGTGGCCTCTTCTTTTCTACCTGGTGCTGGGGGGAAGTCTGGGTGGGACTATGGGGAGGATTCTTAGACCCCCTGGAAATGGGAGCCCGCCTTGTTCGTCTCTGGGTGAACAGGTACTCGTAGACGGTCTTGTTGTCGTGGCCCAGACGAGCTTTGATCTCATTGTAGAAAAGGTCGCCCTTCTTGCTTTTGCCAAAGGCCAGGAGGAAGGCTTTCTCCTTGTTGGTCCTGCCGAGCCGAGAGAACCCCAGAGTTCTCAGGTCAAGAGGCCGCCCCGCCCTGTGCCCCAGTGCCTCCAGCTCAATGCACAGCTGCTGATGGTCCTGATGGGGTCTGAACCCCTTGAAGACTTTATGGATGTCAAACACTTCCCATTTGTTGCCAAATCCAGTAAATAGATCCTCCACAGTCTTTATCTGGAGAAGAGCAGGTTTCTGTTTTCCTGAAGAACAGGAGTAGAGCTTCAGGCATGGTGAtgagtctcctcctcctcctcccccagaAGCTGTGGAGCTCCTCAAAGCTGAACGGGGGTCAGATAGGCGCTTTCTCAGGATGCGGAGCTCGGCCCCCAGGAGCCCATCTGGTTCCAGGGAGCTGATGTTGAAGTGATAGCGCTGACGTCGCATCAGTGGTCCATGCTCATCTGCCAGGAAAAACACACAAACGTGGTTAAACAGGTTTTTATTTGTTCCTCCAACATTTCCAGAGCACATTGACCGCTGAGTTAAATACATCTCCTCTGATGTTTACTTTCTTTGGCTTCAGACTCGTAAATCCCGTTGGTCTGGAGGAAACCTCCCAGCTGGACGCCGTCAGATGGTTTCTCTCTGAATGGCTTTGAACCACAACAGCGATCTGCACCAACACCtctgatctccagcagtctcctcTTGTTTATAGGTGCAGATTGTTTATTAAAAAACTAAACTAATGAAATGTAGAAGTGCTCTTTTGAAAAGGGACTGATTCATGTTTCATTTATGAATGTTAGCTTCTGTGGAAAGATTCATATAAACACCAGACAGCTTCAATACGTAAACTCTGATGTCAATACATTTAGTCAGTGATCctccaggggtgtgtgtgtgtgtgtgtgtgtgtgtgtgtgtgtgtgtgtgtgtgtgtgtgtgtgtgtgtgtgtgtgtgtgtgtgtgtgtatgtgtatgtgtatgtgtatgtgtatgtgtgtgtgtgtgtgtgtgtgtgtgtgtgtgtgtgtgtgtgtgtgtgtgtgtgtgtgtgtgtgtgtgtgtgtgtgtgtgtgtgtgtgtgtgtgtgtgtgtgtgtgtgtgtgtgtgtgtgtgtgtgttgcagctgGCCAGGATatgctttgggattcccccagaggaactggtccaagtggctggggagagggaagtctggcccaCTCTGCTAAGGTTGCTGCCCCGCAACCCGACCCTGGATGactgacggacagacagacagacagacagatagatagatagatagatagatagatagatagatagatagatagatagatagatagatagatagatagatagatagatagatagatagatagatagatagatagatagatggatggatggatggaggtagAGTGGATTGTCCAgtcattggaaggttgcaggttcgtggtgggaggaaccggtggcgcctgtgctcggcagcttcaCTCTCACCAGCGCGCCCCAGGACAGTTGTGGCTATaccatagctcatcatcaccagcatgttcATGCgtgtatgaatggatggattgctGTGTtataaagtgctttggggggttgtaaaaccaTAAGACGGTGCTATATGAATACAGGCcctttttacttattattactaCAACACAGTTGTATAGTCTATTCCTGATGTTACTTCATTACTTCACTCGTCTGTCTTCTGCCTCCCTGCTGATTTTAACACATCAAAGCCAGGAAAACTTCCTGTTGACGACTGACTGATACCTATGATGTTCAGACGCTCCGCCCTGATCATAAAACCCACATCTGAGCCAACCCAGAAATACAAACAAACCAGCTTCCCCTCGTGATTTGTTCCTCACATTCCATCTGTTGTTTCCTGTCTATCCACGTGGTTCTCCCATCAGTGCTGGAACACCTGGTGCAGGTGAGTGGGCGGGAATTTCAGCCAGTTGTACACATCAGAGAAGGGATCCAGAGAAGCCTGAGCCAAGTCACACCCAGATAAGAAGTTTGTAATTCTATCAGTGGGAGGACTTCAGCACTACACCAAATCTTGGTtctaaccacacacacactgattgtgaggagctacactgtagccacagctgccgaacacaccggtccctccgaccaccaccagcaggtaaggtgggttaactgtcgtgtccaaggacacaacagcagaattctctgtccatagccgggatcgaatctgcaaccttccggttactggacaacctgttgagctactgctggcaCTAGGAAGCaccagctggtagaaccgggtcagaaccaaacagggtgaagatgcttttagctactatgctgctcacagatggaatcagcttcctcatgacctcagatcggccccaactctagaaactttaaatcaaaactgaaaaccttcatgttttcatcagtttttgaatgaatgttcttatgctgcaccttctgcgctgTAGCTGCTCACTCGTTAACTTTATCTTGTTTTATTCTTAAATCTGAAATGAATTTGTGTTTAAATCATGGTGTCGTGTTATTTTAATGTTGgtgctattcttgctaatggaacgCTCACTGAATGGCCTTTGTTTATGAAATGTGCTCCACACATGAAGCTGCCTGGCCTACACGGTGTTCTTCTGAGCTGTGATAGCTTCCTGGAGGGGGCCATTGGAGGGCACACTGTTGTCAACATATCCCTCTCCCAATGGTAACTTTCTCTACTTTGCTTAACATAgaacgtgctactactagttcatctgGTTGAGGGGAAGACCACAACACGCCTGTGCAGACAGCGGATGAGTGCACCTGGTCCCACGGGTCTCTGAGCTGATTGTCTTCTTCATCAGCTGCAGGACCTCATCTTTTTTTCATTTTACTGAGCTTCTTATAAAGACCTTGAAGAGCGATGGAGGTTAATGATGTCATGTTAGAGTCACCAGATTTTCACAAATGAGACAAACGAGACTAAAACTGACAAAACTACATAAAAGAAATAGAAAATTAAAAATGATAAAAGGAGAAAGTTTtatttttggggggtggggtggggggggggggggcagaacagTGTCTAGCTGAGGTCTCAGGACAAATCAAGTCCACATCATAAGATGCGGACTTGAGAATCAGTGCTGGAAACATTGagcttcagcagcagcagaaaggCTGGACTCAGTTTCAAATGCAGAAAATTCAATTttctattcagtttatttataaaacgccaaATCAGGACCCGg
This sequence is a window from Nothobranchius furzeri strain GRZ-AD chromosome 3, NfurGRZ-RIMD1, whole genome shotgun sequence. Protein-coding genes within it:
- the gdf5 gene encoding growth/differentiation factor 5, which produces MRVKNLPLLLSWTIVFLHPVRGSLSRTRTTLERTGGTAGSWKPAPRVRVSALPTTGETNFASQKPAGISAAPGRLDQPQQDGAQRSACREAVCSWRPAAKARVEAHAPAAVNANAARKGTETFGGGGSPGKAASRAGAAAAAARSGYEQKQSAAVERGVSIKSPKPGARQPVVTPHDYMLSLYWSLSSGDVNSSAALANTITSFVDKGQDEHGPLMRRQRYHFNISSLEPDGLLGAELRILRKRLSDPRSALRSSTASGGGGGGDSSPCLKLYSCSSGKQKPALLQIKTVEDLFTGFGNKWEVFDIHKVFKGFRPHQDHQQLCIELEALGHRAGRPLDLRTLGFSRLGRTNKEKAFLLAFGKSKKGDLFYNEIKARLGHDNKTVYEYLFTQRRTRRAPISRGSKNPPHSPTQTSPQHQVEKKRPHCHRRRLHVNFKKMGWDNWIIAPLEYNAYHCDGACDFPIQSHLEPTNHAIIQTIINYKAPESTPPTCCVPTRLSPISMLYSNSDNNVVYKQYEEMVVESCGCR